From the Primulina tabacum isolate GXHZ01 chromosome 3, ASM2559414v2, whole genome shotgun sequence genome, one window contains:
- the LOC142540924 gene encoding omega-hydroxypalmitate O-feruloyl transferase-like: protein MEDPSSNVFQLTVKQGRPALVPPADETTKGLYFLSNLDQNIAVLVRTIYCFKSEEKGNENAVEVIKDALSKVLVHYYPLAGRLTISPEMKLAIDCSSEGAVFVEAEADCDLEALGDITKPDPETLGKLVYEIPGARHILEIPPLVAQVTKFKCGGFVLGLCMNHCMFDGIGAMEFVNSWGETARGFPPKIPPFTDRTILKSRDPPKWEFPHNEFAEMEDISNTAQLYNQEMHYRSFCFDHEKLQHIKSLALEDQTLAHCTTFEALSAFVWRARTQALTLNPNQQTKLLFAVDGRPRFDPPIPDKYFGNAIVLTNSLCNAGEIVQNPLSFTVNLVQEAVKMVTENYIRSAIDYFEATRARPSLAATLLITTWSRLSFHTTDFGWGEPTLSGPVVLPEKEVILFLSHGKERKTINVLLGLPAPAMKIFEQLVQI from the exons ATGGAGGATCCTAGTAGCAATGTGTTTCAACTGACAGTCAAACAAGGGCGGCCTGCTCTGGTTCCTCCCGCGGATGAAACAACTAAAGGCCTATACTTCTTGTCGAATCTCGATCAGAACATTGCTGTTCTCGTACGTACTATATACTGCTTTAAGTCAGAGGAGAAGGGCAATGAGAATGCGGTTGAGGTGATCAAGGACGCGCTGTCGAAGGTTCTGGTGCATTATTATCCACTGGCAGGGCGTCTCACGATTAGCCCCGAGATGAAACTTGCCATTGATTGTTCGTCTGAGGGAGCTGTCTTCGTTGAGGCTGAGGCCGACTGTGACCTTGAAGCGCTAGGCGATATTACGAAACCGGATCCGGAGACTCTGGGGAAGCTTGTTTATGAGATTCCAGGAGCAAGGCATATATTGGAAATTCCTCCTCTGGTAGCTCAG GTAACGAAGTTCAAATGTGGAGGTTTTGTTCTAGGACTGTGTATGAACCATTGTATGTTTGATGGAATTGGTGCAATGGAATTTGTGAATTCTTGGGGTGAAACAGCCAGAGGTTTTCCACCGAAAATCCCTCCATTCACGGATAGAACCATCCTCAAGTCAAGAGATCCGCCTAAATGGGAATTCCCACACAATGAATTTGCTGAGATGGAAGACATATCAAACACTGCTCAGCTCTACAATCAAGAAATGCATTACAGATCCTTCTGTTTCGACCACGAAAAGCTCCAACACATCAAAAGTTTGGCCTTAGAGGACCAAACGCTAGCACACTGCACCACATTCGAAGCCTTGTCGGCATTCGTTTGGAGGGCTCGAACCCAGGCCTTGACCCTCAATCCAAACCAACAAACTAAACTTCTATTCGCAGTCGATGGAAGGCCAAGATTCGATCCCCCCATACCGGATAAGTACTTCGGGAACGCTATCGTTTTAACAAACTCACTGTGCAATGCAGGGGAAATAGTCCAGAACCCGCTCTCTTTCACCGTGAACCTAGTTCAGGAAGCTGTTAAAATGGTGACAGAAAATTACATTAGATCTGCTATCGACTACTTCGAGGCGACTCGAGCTAGGCCTTCTTTGGCTGCAACTTTGCTGATCACCACTTGGTCTAGGCTATCCTTCCATACCACGGATTTCGGTTGGGGTGAACCTACCTTATCCGGGCCAGTCGTTCTCCCCGAAAAAGAAGTGATCCTGTTTCTTTCTCATGGTAAAGAAAGGAAAACTATCAATGTGCTTCTTGGATTGCCTGCTCCAGCTATGAAGATATTTGAACAACTTGTCCAAATTTAG
- the LOC142540925 gene encoding signal recognition particle subunit SRP54, chloroplastic, with amino-acid sequence MEASSQFSTVTSRHFFPSIPKLLLQSPRLPKYCSSWTGSARFLSFSPGNSFTKEVWGVINSRGDVNLGREVRPCIVRAEMFGQLTSGLEAAWNKLKGEEVLTKENIVEPMRDIRRALLEADVSLPVVRRFVQSVSDQAVGTGLIRGVKPDQQLVKIVSDELVQLMGGEVSELVFSKSKPTVILLAGLQGVGKTTVCAKLAFYLQKQGKSCMLVAGDVYRPAAIDQLVILGEQVGVPVYAAGTDIKPAEIARLGLQEARKKNVDMIIMDTAGRLQIDKTMMDELKEVKRVLNPTEVLLVVDAMTGQEAAALVTTFNVEIGITGAILTKLDGDSRGGAALSVKEVSGKPIKLVGRGERMEDLEPFYPDRMAGRILGMGDVLSFVEKAQEVMRQEDAEDLQKKIMSAKFDFNDFLKQTRAVARMGSMSRVIGMIPGMGKVTPAQVRDAEKSLKVMESMIEAMTPEEREKPELLAESPVRRKRVAQDSGKTEQQVSQLVAQIFQMRVRMKNLMGVMEGGSLPALSNLEEALKDEQKAPPGTARRKRKSESRRQFVDSSSASTPRGFGAKN; translated from the exons ATGGAGGCCTCCTCTCAGTTCTCGACCGTTACTTCCCGCCATTTCTTCCCTTCCATCCCCAAATTGCTTCTACAGAGCCCCAGATTACCCAAATACTGCTCTTCGTGGACTGGCTCAGCTCGATTCCTGTCCTTTTCCCCTGGGAACTCATTCACT AAAGAGGTATGGGGAGTGATAAATTCAAGGGGTGACGTTAATCTTGGAAGGGAAGTTCGGCCCTGCATTGTGAGAGCAGAAATGTTCGGGCAGCTCACCAGTGGACTGGAAGCCGCTTGGAACAAGCTCAAGGGCGAag aGGTTTTGACCAAAGAAAATATCGTGGAACCTATGAGAGACATTAGAAGAGCTCTTCTAGAAGCAGAT GTTAGCCTTCCTGTTGTTAGGAGATTTGTTCAATCCGTAAGCGACCAAGCTGTTGGTACAGGATTGATTCGAGGAGTAAAACCAGATCAGCAATTGGTTAAG ATCGTGAGTGACGAGCTCGTTCAGCTAATGGGAGGAGAGGTTTCTGAGCTGGTTTTTTCAAAATCTAAACCAACTGTAATTCTGTTGGCTGGATTGCAAGGTGTTGGAAAAACAACTGTCTGTGCAAAACTAgctttttatcttcaaaagcaG GGGAAGAGTTGCATGCTTGTTGCTGGGGATGTTTACAGACCTGCTGCTATCGACCAGTTGGTTATTTTGGGTGAACAG GTTGGGGTACCTGTTTATGCAGCAGgaactgatatcaaacctgcaGAAATAGCTAGGCTAGGCTTGCAGGAGGCCAGGAAAAAGAACGTAGATATGATCATAATGGATACTGCTGGAAGACTTCAG ATTGACAAAACTATGATGGATGAACTAAAAGAAGTGAAAAGGGTACTGAATCCCACTGAAGTTCTGCTTGTCGTGGATGCAATGACTGGCCAAGAAGCTGCAG CCTTAGTGACAACATTCAATGTTGAAATTGGAATTACTGGTGCCATTTTAACAAAGTTAGACGGAGATTCTAGAGGTGGAGCTGCCTTAAGTGTGAAAGAG GTATCTGGGAAGCCAATCAAACTGGTAGGAAGAGGAGAGCGTATGGAAGACCTTGAACCTTTCTATCCAGATCGTATGGCTGGACGTATCTTGGGAATGGGTGATGTTTTATCGTTTGTGGAGAAAGCCCAAGAAGTT ATGCGCCAAGAAGACGCTGAAGATCTTCAGAAAAAGATCATGAGTGCGAAATTTGATTTCAATGACTTCTTGAAGCAAACTCGTGCCGTTGCGCGTATgggatcgatgtctcgtgttaTTGGTATGATTCCTGGCATGGGGAAG GTTACTCCTGCACAAGTTCGAGACGCAGAAAAGAGCTTGAAAGTAATGGAGTCAATGATCGAAGCAATGACCCCag AGGAGAGGGAAAAACCAGAATTGTTAGCAGAATCACCCGTCAGGAGGAAACGAGTTGCTCAAGATTCTGGGAAAACTGAGCAACAG GTGAGTCAACTTGTTGCTCAAATTTTTCAAATGCGTGTACGTATGAAGAACTTGATGGGTGTAATGGAAGGTGGATCACTTCCTGCATTGAGCAATCTTGAGGAGGCACTAAAAGATGAGCAAAAG GCTCCCCCTGGTACTGCAAGGAGAAAACGAAAATCGGAATCAAGAAGACAGTTTGTAGACTCATCTTCAGCTTCAACTCCTCGCGGTTTTGGGGCCAAAAATTGA